The proteins below come from a single Parazoarcus communis genomic window:
- a CDS encoding efflux RND transporter permease subunit: MKQKGVLATLVRHKVAANVLMLLAFIIGVIGITRMNVQFFPSFELDIISVRVVWSGASSEDVEIGITTPLEERLKTIDGLKKMTSTSAQGVSSITLELHEGTEPLQALDQVRQRVDEFRNLPRDAETPQVSRVSRYDQIARLMIRGSSVEELRPWVRRFESELLAGGIDRVTITGLPEERIAIELPSAALQTLGLSLVDVGDRVAQISRDVPAGVAGEQDGAREIRGLEQRRDALAFDNLAVVSDGGGRITLGELATITREPRPGSLALSEGGDVVVEMLLQRAESGHSLKAAEAFDAWLQKTRPSLPASIRLEVFDAQWELIRDRIQLLINNGLSGLLLVVLVLYVFLPARVAFWVMVGIPTAFLGTLGLMMVFGGTINMMSLFALIMALGIIVDDAIVVSEDADTHRSMGEGPEQSALGGARRMLLPVLAASLTTVAAFIPLMMVGGIIGNILGDIPFVMIMVILASLLESFLILPSHLKHALQGAASRKTSRLRERLDNAFTSFRDGPFRRAATLALDWRGTTVAITLATMVLAIGLLAGGRINFVFFPTPEGQMVYANATFVAGTPRAQTAAFLADMERALLETERELGGGLVQTAVSRLGSTIVSAGGGEPKGDQLASMMVELSPPDERTVRNERFLATWRSKLVEPPGLELLTFNSRQSGPPGRDLNVRLTGGNAESLKAAALELAETIKSIDGVSELEDDMPFGREQLVYRLTPAGEALGLTTESLGRQLRAAFDGHLAQLVQVGRDELEVRVLLPRDERERLDVFERLTVSLPDRSFAPLATVASWESRRGFEALRHADGRLAVEVSGEIDTDRSNADAVQAELRREALPRLAEKYGLSYSFEGRAADQRETMNDMRNGLILGLGLIYLVLVWSFASWSWPLVVMSAIPLGLAGAIFGHWLLGLDLTILSMFGLFGLSGIVVNNSIILVSLFKDLHHKGANVHDALVGAACGRLRAVLLTSLTTIGGLMPLMFEGSLQAQFLIPMATSIAFGLGVSAVLVLFFVPALLSLLESFKGWVAGLMGRTPDPETGLSA, encoded by the coding sequence ATGAAACAAAAGGGTGTGCTCGCAACGCTGGTGCGTCACAAGGTGGCGGCCAACGTCCTGATGCTGCTCGCCTTCATCATCGGCGTGATCGGCATCACCCGGATGAACGTGCAGTTCTTTCCAAGTTTCGAGCTCGACATCATCTCGGTGCGCGTGGTGTGGAGCGGCGCCTCGTCCGAAGACGTCGAGATCGGCATCACCACGCCGCTGGAAGAGCGCCTGAAGACCATCGACGGTCTGAAGAAGATGACGTCGACCTCGGCGCAGGGTGTCTCCAGCATTACGCTCGAACTGCATGAGGGAACCGAGCCCCTGCAGGCGCTCGATCAGGTCCGCCAGCGGGTGGACGAGTTCCGCAACCTGCCGCGCGACGCCGAAACGCCGCAGGTCAGCCGGGTCTCGCGTTACGACCAGATTGCCCGCCTGATGATTCGAGGCAGCAGCGTCGAGGAACTGCGGCCCTGGGTGCGACGCTTTGAGAGCGAGTTGCTCGCGGGCGGCATCGACCGGGTGACGATCACCGGTCTGCCCGAAGAGCGCATCGCCATCGAACTGCCGTCCGCAGCCCTGCAAACGCTGGGCCTGTCCCTGGTCGACGTCGGTGATCGGGTGGCGCAGATTTCCCGCGACGTGCCGGCCGGGGTGGCGGGCGAGCAGGATGGTGCGCGCGAGATCCGCGGCCTCGAGCAACGTCGCGATGCGCTGGCTTTCGATAATCTGGCGGTCGTCAGCGATGGCGGGGGACGCATCACGCTTGGCGAACTTGCCACCATCACGCGTGAGCCGCGCCCGGGCTCGCTGGCGCTGAGCGAGGGCGGCGATGTGGTGGTCGAGATGCTGCTGCAGCGGGCCGAGAGCGGCCATTCGCTGAAGGCGGCGGAAGCCTTCGACGCCTGGCTGCAGAAGACGCGTCCCAGCCTGCCGGCCTCGATCAGGCTCGAAGTCTTCGATGCGCAATGGGAGCTGATTCGCGACCGTATCCAGTTGCTGATCAACAACGGTCTGTCTGGTCTGCTGCTGGTCGTGCTGGTGCTCTATGTCTTCCTGCCCGCGCGGGTGGCGTTCTGGGTGATGGTCGGTATTCCCACCGCCTTTCTTGGCACCCTGGGACTGATGATGGTGTTCGGCGGCACGATCAACATGATGAGCCTGTTTGCGCTGATCATGGCGCTGGGCATCATCGTCGACGATGCCATCGTGGTCAGTGAAGATGCCGACACGCACCGCAGCATGGGTGAGGGGCCGGAACAGTCTGCGCTGGGCGGCGCGCGACGCATGCTGCTGCCGGTGCTGGCAGCGTCGCTCACCACGGTTGCAGCCTTCATTCCGCTGATGATGGTCGGTGGCATCATCGGCAATATCCTTGGCGACATTCCCTTCGTCATGATCATGGTGATCCTGGCCTCGTTGCTCGAGAGCTTCCTGATTCTGCCGTCCCATCTGAAGCATGCTCTGCAGGGCGCCGCCTCGCGCAAGACCTCGCGTTTGCGGGAGCGGCTGGACAATGCCTTCACGTCCTTTCGCGACGGCCCCTTCCGTCGTGCAGCCACGCTTGCGCTCGACTGGCGTGGCACGACGGTCGCGATCACGCTGGCGACGATGGTGCTTGCCATCGGCCTGCTGGCAGGCGGGCGCATCAACTTCGTGTTCTTCCCGACCCCGGAAGGGCAGATGGTGTATGCGAATGCGACCTTCGTAGCCGGTACGCCGCGCGCGCAAACGGCGGCCTTCCTTGCCGACATGGAGCGCGCCCTGCTCGAAACCGAACGCGAACTGGGCGGCGGTCTGGTGCAGACCGCGGTATCGCGACTCGGCAGCACGATTGTCAGTGCGGGTGGGGGCGAGCCCAAGGGCGATCAGCTCGCCTCCATGATGGTCGAGCTCAGCCCGCCGGATGAGCGGACGGTGCGCAACGAACGCTTTCTCGCCACCTGGCGCAGCAAGCTCGTCGAACCGCCCGGGCTCGAACTGCTGACCTTCAACTCACGCCAGTCCGGCCCGCCCGGACGCGATCTCAATGTCCGCCTGACTGGTGGCAACGCAGAATCGCTGAAGGCTGCCGCGCTCGAACTCGCGGAAACCATCAAGAGCATAGACGGTGTGAGCGAACTCGAGGACGACATGCCCTTCGGGCGTGAGCAACTGGTGTACCGCCTGACGCCGGCCGGCGAAGCGCTCGGTCTGACCACCGAAAGCCTCGGTCGCCAGCTGCGTGCGGCGTTTGACGGTCATCTTGCGCAACTGGTGCAGGTCGGCCGCGACGAGCTCGAAGTGCGGGTGCTGCTCCCGCGTGATGAACGCGAACGCCTCGATGTCTTCGAGCGGCTGACCGTCAGCCTGCCGGATCGCAGTTTTGCGCCGCTGGCCACGGTGGCGAGCTGGGAATCGCGACGTGGCTTCGAGGCCCTGCGTCATGCTGACGGCAGGCTCGCGGTCGAGGTGTCCGGGGAGATTGATACCGATCGCAGCAACGCCGATGCAGTGCAGGCCGAACTCCGGCGCGAGGCCTTGCCGCGTCTGGCAGAGAAATACGGCCTGAGCTACAGCTTCGAGGGGCGCGCCGCAGACCAGCGCGAGACCATGAACGACATGCGCAACGGCCTGATACTTGGGCTCGGTCTCATCTACCTCGTGCTGGTGTGGTCCTTCGCCTCATGGAGCTGGCCGCTGGTGGTGATGTCGGCGATTCCGCTCGGCCTCGCAGGGGCCATCTTCGGCCACTGGCTGCTGGGCCTGGACCTCACCATCCTGTCGATGTTCGGTCTCTTCGGCCTGTCGGGCATCGTGGTGAACAACTCCATCATCCTCGTCAGTCTGTTCAAGGATCTGCACCACAAGGGCGCCAATGTGCACGACGCGCTTGTCGGCGCGGCCTGCGGACGCCTGCGCGCAGTGCTGCTGACCTCGCTCACCACCATCGGCGGACTGATGCCGCTGATGTTCGAGGGCTCGCTGCAAGCCCAGTTCCTGATCCCGATGGCCACCTCGATTGCGTTCGGGCTCGGCGTGTCGGCGGTGCTGGTGCTGTTCTTCGTGCCGGCACTGCTGTCGCTGCTGGAGAGCTTCAAGGGCTGGGTGGCGGGCTTGATGGGGCGTACCCCTGATCCGGAAACTGGCCTCAGCGCCTGA
- a CDS encoding efflux RND transporter periplasmic adaptor subunit translates to MRRRLLPLVIILAAIGVFVLLKSTRPAPPAVEVRERVWRIEASASVPVEARPTLVLYGRIEAPDRLRAAAPVSGRLLEVLVRDGDRVAAGTVLARLDPRDLQPRVAQARGDVDRERIRHRSDLAAIEQEKALLALAEAKQARFEKLKNARLGAESAYDQTREEVARVRLSLTQRQQAIAEHPARLSQLQAKLAEAERDARRGEIVAPFAARIGKVEVAAGDQVQPGQALLSLYASDALFLRARVPAIYAEELRMALVRGEQLQATADFGAATIRARLQRISGEADARGVDVLLRIENGANLPVGAFVNAVLERPPVADVLVLPFAALHGGDRIYAVRDGRLASLKVTRVGERREGDDVQLLVRVPDVRAGEPVMRTHLPNAIDGLAVEVAAP, encoded by the coding sequence ATGCGCCGTCGCTTGCTTCCGCTCGTCATCATTCTCGCCGCCATCGGCGTCTTTGTCCTTCTCAAATCAACCCGTCCTGCACCCCCTGCCGTCGAGGTCCGCGAGCGCGTGTGGCGGATCGAGGCCAGTGCCAGCGTGCCGGTTGAGGCCAGGCCCACGCTGGTGCTCTACGGCCGGATCGAGGCACCGGACCGCCTGAGGGCGGCGGCGCCGGTGTCAGGTCGCCTGCTTGAGGTGCTGGTGCGCGATGGCGACCGGGTGGCGGCCGGCACGGTGCTGGCACGACTCGACCCGCGTGACCTGCAGCCGCGGGTGGCGCAGGCGCGCGGTGATGTCGATCGCGAACGCATCCGCCACCGCAGTGATCTTGCCGCCATCGAGCAGGAAAAGGCCTTGCTGGCACTTGCGGAGGCCAAGCAGGCACGCTTCGAGAAACTCAAGAATGCCCGACTTGGCGCAGAGAGTGCCTATGACCAGACCCGCGAGGAAGTGGCGCGCGTTCGCCTGTCGCTGACCCAGCGCCAGCAGGCGATCGCCGAACATCCTGCGCGGCTGTCGCAGCTGCAGGCAAAACTGGCCGAAGCCGAACGCGACGCGCGCCGTGGCGAGATCGTTGCGCCCTTCGCTGCGCGCATCGGCAAGGTCGAAGTCGCCGCCGGCGATCAGGTGCAGCCCGGTCAGGCGCTGCTCAGCCTCTATGCGTCGGACGCGCTCTTCCTGCGCGCGCGCGTTCCCGCGATTTACGCCGAGGAACTGCGCATGGCGCTGGTGCGTGGTGAGCAGTTGCAGGCCACGGCCGACTTTGGTGCCGCCACCATCCGTGCCCGGCTGCAGCGCATCAGCGGCGAAGCCGACGCCCGTGGTGTGGATGTGTTGTTGCGCATCGAGAACGGGGCCAACCTGCCGGTCGGCGCCTTCGTCAATGCCGTGCTCGAGCGTCCGCCGGTGGCGGATGTACTGGTCCTGCCCTTTGCCGCGCTGCATGGCGGGGACCGCATCTACGCGGTACGCGACGGACGCCTGGCAAGTCTGAAGGTGACGCGCGTCGGCGAGCGCCGCGAGGGCGATGACGTGCAGCTGCTGGTGCGCGTGCCTGATGTCCGCGCGGGCGAGCCGGTGATGCGTACGCACTTGCCCAATGCCATCGATGGTCTTGCGGTCGAGGTGGCTGCACCATGA
- the sppA gene encoding signal peptide peptidase SppA, producing the protein MFRFLGRVLRTLWRSLDLLRRTVFNLLLLVLLGALLMTFFHPEPQVPDGAALVLRPSGALVEQTTFEEPLALLSMRGEDGGQTVLHDLLEVVRAARNDSRISALVLETDDLEAASLSKLAELRAAIADFKATGRPVLARGERFTQGQYYLASIADEVQLAPDGFVLLRGLSRYSTYFRGALDALGIKVHVFRVGEYKSFSEPFTRSDMSDEDRSATRDLLDGLWAHFRTDVAAARKLAPEALDGYIVGYRDALAATAGDTAEAARRAGLIDRFSTPDEWRDQLAERFGTDASGKDFHQIDAGAYLAVVRGAEKSAADKIAVLVAQGAIADGEQPPGVVGGDTFARMIREAREDDAIKALVVRIDSPGGSAWASEQIRRELELTRKAGKPVIASMSSVAASGGYWIAAGADEIWAAPGTVTGSIGVFAMFPEFAEPLRRLGITVDGVATAPLAGALDPRRPLDPVAAEAMQLGIEHGYRRFLQVVAAARNMKEDEVNQVARGRVWTGQAAFELGLVDQLGGIEAAIAAAAQRAGLERHSLVWPSVGLTPAQMVMQRFLSFSGLAGSGSPASSGPVAQMLNRLQAETRDLLRWNDPQHVYAHCLCEAP; encoded by the coding sequence ATGTTCAGGTTTCTGGGGCGGGTGTTGAGAACGCTGTGGCGTTCGCTGGACCTGCTGCGTCGCACGGTCTTCAACCTCTTGCTGCTGGTGCTGCTCGGGGCGCTGCTGATGACCTTCTTCCACCCCGAACCGCAGGTGCCGGACGGCGCGGCGCTGGTGCTACGCCCGTCCGGCGCGCTGGTGGAGCAGACCACCTTTGAGGAGCCACTGGCCTTGCTCAGCATGCGGGGTGAGGATGGCGGGCAGACCGTGCTGCACGATCTGCTCGAAGTCGTGCGCGCCGCCCGCAATGACAGCCGGATTTCAGCCCTGGTGCTCGAGACCGACGACCTCGAGGCGGCCAGCCTGTCCAAGCTGGCCGAACTGCGCGCAGCCATTGCCGACTTCAAGGCCACCGGGCGCCCGGTGCTGGCGCGCGGCGAGCGCTTCACCCAGGGCCAGTACTACCTGGCCTCGATTGCCGACGAGGTGCAGCTTGCGCCCGACGGCTTCGTGCTGCTGCGCGGCCTGTCGCGCTATTCGACCTATTTTCGCGGTGCGCTCGATGCACTCGGGATCAAGGTCCATGTATTCCGAGTGGGCGAGTACAAGTCCTTCTCCGAGCCCTTCACCCGCAGTGACATGTCCGACGAGGACCGCAGCGCAACCCGCGATCTGCTCGACGGCCTGTGGGCGCATTTCCGCACCGACGTGGCCGCTGCGCGCAAGCTCGCGCCCGAGGCGCTTGATGGCTACATCGTCGGCTACCGCGATGCGCTCGCTGCAACCGCCGGCGACACTGCCGAAGCCGCACGTCGTGCAGGTCTGATCGACCGCTTTTCGACCCCCGACGAGTGGCGGGACCAGCTTGCCGAGCGCTTTGGCACCGATGCTTCGGGCAAGGACTTCCATCAGATCGATGCCGGCGCCTATCTCGCCGTCGTGCGCGGCGCGGAGAAGTCGGCTGCCGACAAGATCGCCGTGCTGGTTGCGCAGGGCGCAATCGCGGACGGCGAGCAACCGCCCGGTGTGGTCGGCGGCGATACCTTCGCCCGCATGATCCGCGAGGCACGCGAAGACGATGCGATCAAGGCACTTGTGGTGCGTATCGACAGTCCCGGCGGCAGCGCCTGGGCCTCCGAGCAGATCCGGCGCGAACTCGAACTGACGCGCAAGGCGGGCAAGCCGGTCATTGCCTCCATGAGCTCCGTGGCCGCATCCGGTGGTTACTGGATCGCGGCCGGCGCCGACGAGATCTGGGCGGCCCCGGGCACCGTCACCGGCTCGATCGGTGTGTTTGCGATGTTCCCCGAGTTTGCTGAACCGCTGCGCCGGCTCGGGATCACCGTCGACGGCGTGGCCACCGCGCCCCTTGCCGGCGCACTCGACCCGCGCCGGCCGCTCGACCCGGTGGCTGCCGAAGCCATGCAACTCGGTATCGAGCATGGCTACCGGCGCTTTCTGCAGGTCGTTGCCGCCGCCCGCAACATGAAGGAAGACGAGGTCAATCAGGTTGCACGCGGCAGGGTGTGGACCGGTCAGGCCGCGTTCGAGCTTGGTCTGGTGGATCAACTCGGCGGTATCGAGGCGGCGATCGCAGCGGCTGCGCAGCGTGCCGGCCTCGAGCGCCACTCGTTGGTGTGGCCATCGGTCGGGCTGACGCCTGCGCAGATGGTGATGCAGCGCTTCCTGAGTTTCAGCGGTCTCGCAGGGTCTGGCAGTCCGGCGAGCAGCGGGCCGGTGGCGCAGATGCTGAATCGTCTGCAGGCCGAGACCCGCGACCTGCTGCGCTGGAACGATCCGCAACACGTTTATGCCCATTGCCTGTGCGAAGCGCCCTGA
- the trmB gene encoding tRNA (guanosine(46)-N7)-methyltransferase TrmB, with protein sequence MSDTPERVEIIGQDSPEHRFSSRSIRSFVLRQGRMSGAQQRFMDDMLPKIGVPYQAAPIDLDVVFGRKSPKILEIGFGMGETTARIAAAAPGTDFLGIEVHTPGVGALCKLVSEQALGNVRIMQHDAVEVLRDMIPDGTLAGVHVFFPDPWRKARHHKRRIIQPDFVALVATKLAPGGYLHCATDWENYAHWMLEVIAAEPALENTADGFAPRPDYRPLTKFENRGLRLGHGVWDLVFRRRG encoded by the coding sequence ATGAGCGATACACCAGAGCGGGTCGAGATCATCGGCCAGGACAGCCCCGAGCACCGTTTTTCCAGCCGCAGCATCCGCAGCTTCGTGCTGCGCCAGGGGCGGATGTCGGGTGCTCAGCAGCGCTTCATGGACGACATGCTGCCGAAAATCGGCGTGCCCTACCAGGCTGCGCCGATCGATCTCGATGTGGTGTTCGGGCGCAAGTCACCGAAGATCCTCGAAATCGGCTTCGGCATGGGCGAGACCACGGCAAGGATCGCCGCGGCAGCGCCCGGGACGGACTTCCTTGGCATCGAGGTGCATACACCGGGTGTTGGCGCACTATGCAAACTGGTGTCCGAGCAGGCGCTCGGCAATGTCCGTATCATGCAGCACGATGCGGTCGAGGTTCTGCGCGACATGATTCCCGATGGCACGCTGGCAGGTGTGCATGTGTTCTTCCCCGATCCGTGGCGTAAGGCGCGGCATCACAAGCGCCGCATCATCCAGCCCGATTTCGTCGCGCTGGTGGCGACCAAGCTTGCACCCGGTGGCTATCTGCACTGCGCCACCGACTGGGAGAACTACGCGCACTGGATGCTGGAAGTGATTGCCGCCGAGCCTGCGCTCGAAAACACGGCAGACGGTTTTGCACCGCGACCGGACTACCGGCCGCTGACGAAATTCGAGAACCGTGGTCTGAGGCTGGGGCACGGGGTGTGGGATCTGGTGTTTCGTCGACGCGGCTGA
- a CDS encoding thiazole synthase encodes MNDPLVIAGKAYGSRLLVGTGKYKDFAETREAIDASGTNIVTVAIRRTNIGQNADEPNLLDALPPDQFTILPNTAGCYTAEDAVRTLRLGRELLDGHALVKLEVLGDPKSLFPNMPETLKAAETLVKDGFDVMVYCADDPIQAKMLEEIGCVAIMPLASLIGSGMGILNPWNLRLIIDNARVPVIVDAGVGTASDAAIAMELGCDGVLMNTAIAAASQPVLMASAMKKAVEAGREAFRAGRMPRKFYSADPSSPTTGLIGL; translated from the coding sequence ATCAACGATCCCCTGGTGATTGCCGGCAAGGCCTATGGCTCCCGTCTGCTGGTCGGAACCGGCAAGTACAAGGATTTCGCCGAAACACGCGAGGCCATTGATGCCAGCGGTACGAACATCGTCACCGTGGCGATCCGACGCACCAATATTGGCCAGAATGCGGACGAGCCCAACCTGCTCGACGCCCTGCCGCCCGATCAATTCACCATTCTGCCCAACACCGCCGGCTGCTATACCGCCGAGGATGCAGTTCGCACACTGCGTCTCGGTCGCGAGCTGCTCGACGGGCACGCCCTGGTCAAGCTGGAAGTGCTCGGTGATCCGAAATCGCTGTTTCCGAACATGCCGGAAACGCTCAAGGCCGCCGAAACCCTGGTCAAGGATGGCTTCGACGTCATGGTGTACTGCGCCGACGATCCGATTCAGGCCAAGATGCTGGAAGAAATCGGCTGCGTGGCCATCATGCCGCTGGCGTCCCTGATCGGTTCCGGCATGGGCATCCTCAATCCGTGGAACCTGCGCCTGATCATCGACAACGCCCGCGTGCCGGTGATCGTCGACGCCGGTGTCGGCACCGCGTCCGATGCCGCGATCGCGATGGAACTGGGTTGCGACGGCGTACTGATGAACACCGCCATTGCCGCGGCAAGCCAGCCCGTGCTGATGGCCAGCGCCATGAAGAAGGCGGTCGAAGCCGGCCGCGAGGCCTTCCGTGCCGGACGCATGCCGCGCAAGTTCTATTCGGCTGATCCGAGCTCGCCGACCACGGGGCTGATCGGTTTATGA
- the thiS gene encoding sulfur carrier protein ThiS yields MISIILNGQPETLDDGLTVLALLERRGLVGKRLAVERNGDIVPRARHGETALADGDRLEIVVAVGGG; encoded by the coding sequence ATGATCAGCATCATTCTCAACGGTCAGCCCGAAACCCTGGACGACGGTCTCACGGTACTTGCCCTGCTCGAGCGGCGGGGGCTCGTTGGCAAACGTCTCGCAGTCGAGCGCAACGGCGACATTGTGCCGCGCGCCCGCCATGGCGAAACCGCGCTCGCCGACGGCGACCGCCTCGAAATCGTGGTTGCAGTCGGGGGCGGCTGA
- the metX gene encoding homoserine O-succinyltransferase MetX, translating to MIQPQSVGIVAPQTAHFATPLPLRSGGSLPSYDLVYETYGTLNADASNAVLVCHALSGSHHVAGRYADDPDSLGWWDNLVGPGKPLDTRKFFVIGVNNLGSCFGSSGPSSINPATGKPWGAAFPFVTVEDWVDTQARLADRLGIKRFAAVVGGSLGGMQALSWTLQYPDRVAHAAVIASAPKLTAQNIAFNEVARQAILTDPDFHGGNFYDHGVVPVRGLKLARMIGHITYLSDDAMGEKFGRSLRHGKAVYSYDVEFEIESYLRYQGDKFAGFFDANTYLLTTKALDYYDPAFAHAGNLPAALASAEADFLVVSFTTDWRFSPSRSREIVYALLHNRRNVSYAEIDCAAGHDSFLLDEPQYHAVLSAWFDRIKV from the coding sequence ATGATCCAACCGCAATCCGTCGGCATCGTGGCGCCGCAGACGGCCCACTTTGCAACGCCCCTGCCGCTTCGCAGCGGCGGCTCGCTGCCGAGCTACGACCTGGTGTACGAAACCTACGGCACGCTCAACGCCGACGCGTCGAATGCCGTGCTCGTCTGTCACGCACTGTCAGGCTCGCACCACGTCGCCGGGCGCTACGCAGACGACCCCGACAGCCTGGGCTGGTGGGACAACCTGGTCGGGCCGGGCAAACCGCTCGACACGCGCAAGTTCTTCGTCATCGGCGTCAATAACCTCGGCAGCTGCTTCGGCTCCAGTGGACCGAGCTCGATCAACCCGGCCACCGGCAAGCCCTGGGGCGCGGCCTTTCCCTTCGTCACCGTCGAAGACTGGGTCGACACCCAGGCCCGTCTGGCAGACCGGCTCGGCATCAAGCGCTTTGCCGCCGTCGTGGGCGGCAGCCTGGGCGGCATGCAGGCGCTGTCTTGGACGCTGCAGTATCCCGACCGTGTCGCTCACGCCGCCGTGATTGCATCGGCCCCCAAGCTCACGGCGCAGAACATCGCCTTCAACGAGGTAGCGCGCCAGGCCATTCTCACCGATCCCGACTTTCACGGCGGCAACTTCTACGATCACGGCGTGGTGCCGGTACGCGGGCTCAAGCTCGCGCGCATGATCGGCCACATCACCTATCTCTCCGATGACGCAATGGGAGAGAAGTTCGGTCGCAGCCTGCGTCACGGCAAGGCGGTCTACAGTTACGACGTCGAGTTCGAGATCGAGTCCTACCTGCGCTATCAGGGCGACAAGTTTGCCGGCTTCTTCGACGCCAACACCTATCTGCTGACCACGAAGGCACTGGATTACTACGACCCCGCCTTCGCCCACGCGGGCAATCTGCCCGCCGCCCTGGCCAGCGCCGAAGCCGACTTCCTGGTGGTGTCCTTCACCACCGACTGGCGCTTCTCGCCCTCGCGATCGAGGGAGATCGTCTACGCCCTGCTGCACAACCGGCGCAACGTCAGCTACGCCGAGATCGACTGCGCAGCCGGTCACGACTCATTCCTGCTCGATGAACCCCAATACCACGCGGTGCTTTCCGCCTGGTTCGACCGCATCAAGGTATAA
- the metW gene encoding methionine biosynthesis protein MetW, whose protein sequence is MAAYRYDYEVIAQWIEPGEKVLDLGCGDGSLLKHLIDVRQVQGYGVENDPDKLLACVKNGVNVIQANMDKGLSDFEDGFFDHVIMSLSLQAMHNTQGILAEMLRVGHEAVVSFPNFGYWRHRQSIINGRMPVSESLPHQWFNTPNVRFFTIADFDALCEMNGIAVRERLAFDDGKVVVDEPNFLGSMAVYRLGRD, encoded by the coding sequence ATGGCTGCCTACCGTTATGACTATGAAGTCATCGCCCAGTGGATCGAGCCGGGCGAGAAAGTACTCGATCTCGGCTGCGGCGACGGCAGCCTGCTCAAGCACCTGATCGACGTCCGCCAGGTGCAGGGCTACGGGGTGGAGAACGACCCCGACAAGCTGCTGGCCTGCGTGAAGAACGGCGTCAATGTGATTCAGGCCAACATGGACAAGGGCCTGAGCGATTTCGAGGACGGCTTCTTCGACCACGTGATCATGAGCCTGTCGCTGCAGGCGATGCACAACACCCAGGGCATCCTCGCCGAGATGCTGCGTGTCGGCCACGAAGCCGTGGTGAGCTTTCCCAACTTCGGCTACTGGCGTCACCGCCAGAGCATCATCAACGGCCGCATGCCGGTGTCCGAGAGCCTGCCGCACCAGTGGTTCAACACGCCCAACGTGCGCTTCTTCACGATCGCCGACTTCGACGCGCTGTGCGAAATGAACGGTATCGCCGTGCGCGAACGCCTGGCCTTCGACGATGGCAAGGTAGTGGTGGACGAGCCGAACTTCCTCGGCAGCATGGCGGTGTATCGCCTCGGACGCGACTGA
- a CDS encoding amino acid ABC transporter ATP-binding protein, translating into MIRIEGMHKWYGEFHVLKDINLSVRQGERIVLCGPSGSGKSTTIRCINRLEEHQQGKIIVDDVELTSDLKHVEAIRREVGMVFQHFNLFPHLTVLENCTLAPLWVRKTPKREAEEIAMEYLNRVKIPEQAHKYPGQLSGGQQQRVAIARALCMKPKIMLFDEPTSALDPEMVKEVLDTMIGLAEDGMTMLCVTHEMGFARTVADRVIFMDKGEIVEEAEPEVFFSNPKSERTKLFLGQILNH; encoded by the coding sequence ATGATCCGCATCGAAGGCATGCACAAGTGGTACGGCGAGTTCCACGTGCTCAAGGACATCAACCTGAGCGTGCGGCAGGGCGAACGCATCGTGCTGTGCGGCCCGTCCGGTTCGGGCAAGTCGACGACCATCCGCTGCATCAATCGCCTTGAAGAGCATCAGCAGGGCAAGATCATCGTCGATGATGTCGAACTCACTTCCGACCTCAAGCATGTCGAGGCCATCCGCCGCGAAGTCGGCATGGTGTTCCAGCACTTCAACCTTTTCCCTCACCTCACCGTGCTGGAAAACTGCACGCTGGCGCCACTCTGGGTGCGCAAGACGCCCAAGCGTGAGGCGGAAGAGATCGCGATGGAGTACCTCAACCGGGTGAAGATTCCCGAGCAGGCGCACAAGTACCCGGGGCAGCTTTCAGGCGGTCAGCAGCAACGGGTGGCGATCGCGCGTGCCCTGTGCATGAAGCCCAAGATCATGCTGTTCGACGAACCGACCTCGGCGCTCGATCCCGAGATGGTCAAGGAAGTGCTTGATACCATGATCGGACTGGCTGAAGACGGCATGACGATGTTGTGCGTCACCCACGAAATGGGCTTTGCCCGCACCGTGGCCGACCGCGTGATCTTCATGGACAAGGGCGAGATCGTCGAAGAGGCCGAGCCCGAGGTCTTCTTCTCCAATCCGAAGTCGGAGCGCACCAAGCTGTTCTTGGGGCAGATCCTGAACCACTGA